The following coding sequences lie in one Streptomyces venezuelae genomic window:
- the rapZ gene encoding RNase adapter RapZ, with the protein MTEHDEGGEQVSAGTPMETPAVPDAAIPELVIISGMSGAGRSTAAKCLEDLGWFVVDNLPPALIPTMVELGARSQGNVARIAVVVDVRGRRFFDNLRESLAELESKNVTRRIVFLESSDEALVRRFESVRRPHPLQGDGRIVDGIAAERDLLRELRGDADLVIDTSSLNVHELRAKMDASFAGEEEPELRATVMSFGFKYGLPVDADLVVDMRFLPNPHWVPELRQYTGLNEEVAAYVFNQPGAKEFLDRYAEMLQLIAAGYRREGKRYVTIAVGCTGGKHRSVAMSEKLAARLASEGVETVIVHRDMGRE; encoded by the coding sequence ATGACCGAGCACGACGAAGGTGGAGAGCAAGTGAGTGCGGGCACGCCCATGGAGACGCCGGCCGTCCCGGACGCCGCCATTCCCGAGCTGGTGATCATCTCGGGCATGTCCGGCGCCGGACGGAGCACCGCCGCGAAGTGCCTGGAGGACCTCGGCTGGTTCGTGGTCGACAACCTGCCGCCCGCGCTGATCCCCACGATGGTGGAGCTCGGCGCCCGCTCGCAGGGCAACGTCGCCCGTATCGCGGTCGTCGTCGACGTGCGCGGCAGGCGGTTCTTCGACAACCTCCGCGAGTCCCTCGCCGAGCTGGAGTCGAAGAACGTCACCCGGCGCATCGTCTTCCTGGAGTCCTCCGACGAGGCCCTGGTCCGCCGCTTCGAGTCGGTCCGCCGCCCGCACCCGCTGCAGGGCGACGGCCGCATCGTCGACGGCATCGCGGCCGAGCGCGACCTGCTGCGCGAGCTGCGCGGCGACGCCGACCTGGTCATCGACACCTCCAGCCTGAACGTGCACGAGCTGCGGGCCAAGATGGACGCCTCGTTCGCGGGCGAGGAGGAGCCCGAGCTGCGGGCCACCGTCATGTCCTTCGGCTTCAAGTACGGCCTGCCGGTCGACGCCGACCTGGTCGTGGACATGCGCTTCCTGCCGAACCCCCACTGGGTCCCCGAGCTGCGCCAGTACACCGGCCTCAACGAAGAGGTGGCGGCGTACGTCTTCAACCAGCCGGGTGCCAAGGAGTTCCTCGACAGGTACGCGGAGATGCTCCAGCTCATCGCCGCGGGCTACCGCCGCGAGGGCAAGCGCTACGTGACGATCGCGGTCGGCTGCACGGGCGGCAAGCACCGCTCCGTCGCCATGTCGGAGAAGCTCGCGGCGCGCCTGGCGTCCGAGGGCGTGGAGACGGTCATCGTCCACCGGGACATGGGGCGCGAATGA